One stretch of Bacillus marinisedimentorum DNA includes these proteins:
- a CDS encoding esterase/lipase family protein — MLKRWFLLVIALFFVFPTISLAGSFGKDDPSGVPGQWYVGTTPADVAPSKYPVLFVHGLNSSSNTWWQDNNMYDTAYQNGYETAFIDLYPTKTMWDNGAMLAQKIKDIYNHFGEKVVIVAHSKGGVDSQSALVHYGASPYVERLITLSSPHQGSELADLAHSSWAGWLAGILGSKSDATYSLQTGYMAYFRSVTDSHANLYKTPIYTFGGTKWGSFGSSLYWGGLYLRAYGSNDGAVTVNSSRLPYAQELAVGSWNHSTIKEGPSTFHLFQDYLNESLYTAASFGARTMDNAATASGEAGHYLSGGEYTGVEKEHFNVEEGVEELEIDWISDQPSTDLSLVSPDGERQSDFAVVQDKTEYLKGAYHHSLAIPNPTAGKWSIQAKTNQQERYLMNVTFDSQLNNLLETNIKGDEVKLKIRDKKMKVKSAMTLEYYRNGKLKQRKVNVNQKTGEVYNLPDLGEGVYNMTINIEGLRGKEKFNRTIVESVYVDGTGKVYGR, encoded by the coding sequence ATGCTGAAAAGATGGTTTTTGTTAGTTATCGCTTTGTTTTTTGTGTTTCCTACAATCAGTCTGGCGGGTTCGTTTGGGAAGGATGACCCTTCAGGTGTGCCGGGGCAATGGTATGTCGGAACGACGCCGGCGGATGTGGCGCCTTCCAAATATCCGGTTCTTTTTGTCCATGGATTGAACAGCTCATCGAATACGTGGTGGCAGGATAACAACATGTATGACACTGCTTACCAGAACGGTTACGAAACGGCATTCATCGATTTATATCCAACCAAAACGATGTGGGACAACGGAGCAATGCTCGCTCAAAAGATTAAGGACATTTATAATCATTTTGGCGAAAAGGTTGTAATCGTCGCTCACAGCAAAGGCGGTGTTGATTCGCAGTCCGCCCTTGTTCATTATGGTGCATCTCCTTATGTCGAGCGGCTTATTACATTATCAAGCCCTCATCAAGGTTCCGAGTTGGCTGACCTTGCCCACAGCAGCTGGGCCGGATGGCTCGCCGGAATTCTAGGCAGCAAAAGTGATGCGACCTATTCATTGCAGACCGGATATATGGCATATTTCCGGTCGGTAACAGACAGTCATGCCAACCTGTATAAAACCCCCATCTACACATTCGGCGGCACCAAATGGGGGAGCTTCGGCAGTTCGCTTTATTGGGGCGGCCTCTATTTGCGGGCATACGGCAGCAATGACGGCGCCGTGACGGTGAACAGCTCAAGGCTTCCATATGCACAAGAGCTCGCGGTGGGGAGCTGGAATCACTCGACCATCAAGGAAGGCCCGTCAACGTTCCACCTTTTTCAAGACTACTTGAATGAATCTCTATATACAGCAGCGAGTTTCGGAGCCCGGACAATGGATAACGCTGCGACCGCTAGTGGAGAAGCGGGACATTACTTGAGCGGCGGAGAATACACCGGGGTGGAAAAAGAACACTTTAATGTAGAAGAAGGCGTGGAGGAGCTGGAAATTGACTGGATCAGCGATCAGCCTTCAACAGATCTTTCCCTCGTTTCCCCTGATGGTGAAAGACAGTCAGACTTTGCTGTTGTACAGGATAAAACAGAATACTTAAAAGGCGCTTATCACCATTCGCTCGCCATTCCAAATCCGACAGCCGGTAAATGGTCGATTCAGGCAAAAACGAATCAACAGGAACGCTACTTAATGAATGTTACATTCGACAGCCAGCTGAACAACTTACTTGAAACGAACATCAAGGGCGATGAAGTCAAACTGAAAATAAGAGATAAAAAAATGAAAGTGAAATCCGCTATGACATTGGAGTATTACCGAAATGGCAAGCTTAAGCAAAGGAAAGTGAATGTTAACCAGAAAACCGGCGAGGTCTATAATCTTCCCGACCTTGGTGAAGGTGTTTATAATATGACAATCAATATTGAGGGACTGAGAGGCAAGGAGAAGTTCAACAGAACAATCGTCGAATCGGTTTATGTGGATGGGACCGGGAAGGTGTATGGGCGGTAA
- a CDS encoding staygreen family protein — MRNLKKLNPGKLFVEFRDGTSQAEPVIGRKYTLTHSDITAELFLTIGIAYAYDKINKMRDEVLAEWRMRNGFPYLHAYVYVDGEFGPDVSAVRNNIFRRELPLALEAVRYGDRRFFAAHPNLDKAPIWIHFNSAIPFYNRFENWGTPADYK; from the coding sequence GTGCGGAATTTGAAAAAGCTTAACCCGGGTAAGCTTTTTGTCGAGTTCAGAGATGGCACATCACAGGCAGAACCTGTCATCGGGCGAAAATATACACTTACCCATTCTGACATAACGGCCGAGCTGTTTCTCACCATCGGTATTGCTTACGCCTACGATAAAATTAATAAAATGAGAGATGAAGTGCTGGCAGAATGGAGAATGAGAAATGGTTTTCCCTATTTACATGCTTATGTTTACGTAGATGGTGAGTTTGGGCCTGATGTATCAGCGGTTCGCAATAACATTTTCAGGCGTGAGCTTCCTCTCGCTCTAGAAGCGGTCAGGTACGGGGATAGAAGGTTTTTTGCAGCGCATCCCAATCTCGACAAGGCGCCGATTTGGATTCACTTTAACTCGGCGATTCCATTTTATAACCGATTTGAAAACTGGGGGACTCCCGCGGATTATAAGTGA
- a CDS encoding restriction endonuclease subunit S, translated as MVKTEEMANEKTVPGRVPTGWKETSYKEIFKLASGSPLSQKDMGEGDYPVYGGNGIAGYHNAYNFEEPQLVIGRVGAKCGVVHMTPAQSWITDNALYVKEKLADVDDRFMYYKLTYEDLNQHANKNAQPVISGGRIYSIKTILPDVGEQKKIADVLAAWDLAIGLHMQLIGQKIERRKGLMQKLLTGKMRLPGFSGEWRQVRLGDLADIYQPKTISRKDLKESGYPVYGANGLIGYYDQYNHETWQVIITCRGSTCGTVNKTDGKAWVTGNAMVINADGHSHVIDKEFLYYLNLIQDFSKIIGGSGQPQITKKPLEDFVVNIPSDPGEQQELARFFSQADKEIELLERKVSEIETQKDGLLGLLMTGKVRV; from the coding sequence ATGGTGAAAACGGAAGAAATGGCAAACGAAAAAACGGTGCCCGGCCGCGTTCCAACAGGCTGGAAAGAGACAAGCTATAAGGAAATTTTCAAGCTTGCCAGCGGGTCGCCGCTGAGCCAAAAGGATATGGGGGAAGGCGACTATCCGGTGTACGGCGGCAACGGGATTGCCGGTTATCATAATGCATACAATTTTGAAGAGCCTCAGCTTGTCATCGGCCGGGTCGGGGCAAAGTGCGGTGTTGTGCACATGACGCCGGCACAGTCATGGATCACAGATAATGCGCTGTATGTAAAAGAGAAACTGGCGGATGTGGATGATCGGTTCATGTATTACAAACTGACTTACGAAGATTTGAACCAGCACGCCAATAAAAATGCCCAGCCGGTCATTTCGGGCGGCCGGATCTACAGCATCAAAACGATCCTGCCTGATGTTGGCGAACAGAAAAAAATTGCAGACGTCCTTGCTGCTTGGGACCTGGCCATCGGTTTGCACATGCAGCTGATCGGGCAGAAAATTGAGCGGCGAAAAGGCCTGATGCAGAAGCTGCTGACAGGAAAAATGAGGCTGCCGGGCTTCTCTGGGGAGTGGCGGCAGGTGCGGCTGGGTGATCTGGCTGACATTTACCAGCCGAAAACGATTTCCCGCAAGGATTTAAAAGAGTCGGGATATCCTGTTTATGGGGCAAATGGGTTGATTGGCTATTACGATCAATACAACCATGAAACATGGCAGGTGATCATCACGTGCCGCGGCTCCACATGCGGAACGGTGAACAAGACGGATGGAAAAGCATGGGTGACAGGAAATGCGATGGTCATTAACGCGGATGGCCACAGTCATGTCATTGATAAAGAATTCCTGTATTATCTGAACCTGATACAGGATTTCAGTAAAATCATAGGCGGGTCCGGACAGCCGCAAATTACGAAAAAGCCTCTGGAAGACTTCGTTGTCAACATTCCCTCTGATCCTGGCGAACAGCAGGAACTGGCCCGCTTTTTCAGCCAGGCGGATAAAGAAATTGAACTGCTGGAGCGGAAAGTCAGTGAGATTGAAACACAGAAAGATGGGCTCCTGGGGCTGCTGATGACGGGCAAAGTCCGGGTGTGA
- a CDS encoding FAD-dependent oxidoreductase — protein sequence MYDIAIIGAGPAGASAALFAGRAGKKTIVFDHGKGMTQRAWVENHYGVAEITGPDLVETGKKQVTKAGAEIVEEAVVNVNSEGEGFKVTTENNEYEAKHVLFATGVMTDVAEKAGVNLTDGTEPRIKTIIDTDKNGRTNVDGIWAAGTVAGVSVHTIVTAGNGAEVAINIISDLNGERYVDHDVLK from the coding sequence ATGTATGATATCGCAATTATTGGAGCAGGACCTGCCGGAGCAAGTGCCGCATTGTTTGCCGGAAGAGCCGGCAAGAAAACGATCGTATTCGACCATGGCAAAGGCATGACCCAGCGTGCATGGGTCGAAAACCATTATGGGGTAGCCGAAATTACAGGGCCGGATCTCGTTGAAACCGGTAAAAAACAAGTAACGAAAGCCGGCGCTGAAATTGTTGAAGAAGCGGTCGTAAATGTAAACTCCGAAGGTGAGGGCTTTAAAGTCACAACAGAAAACAATGAATACGAGGCAAAGCATGTCCTGTTCGCAACAGGAGTCATGACGGATGTTGCTGAAAAGGCCGGTGTGAACTTGACTGATGGAACCGAGCCTAGAATCAAGACAATCATCGATACTGATAAAAACGGCCGTACAAATGTTGATGGAATCTGGGCAGCCGGAACTGTCGCAGGTGTCAGCGTACATACAATCGTGACTGCCGGTAACGGTGCGGAAGTAGCCATCAACATCATCAGCGACTTGAACGGCGAGCGTTACGTGGATCATGACGTGTTGAAATAA
- a CDS encoding branched-chain amino acid aminotransferase, translating to MGEQVTFYQREHLKEKPDTQSLGFGKHFTDHMFVMDYHSDLGWHDARIVPYEPLTIDPSSMALHYGQAIFEGLKAYKAPDGEVQLFRPDKNMKRFNESCSRMCIPAIDEEFLLKAVKQLILTDKEWVPDGEGTSLYIRPFIFATEPFLGVRPAKQYKLLVILSPVGAYYGDQLSPVKIYVEEQYVRAVPGGVGHVKTSGNYAASLKAQEEAEARGYAQILWLDAKENRFVEEVGSMNMFFKINGEVVTPKLNGSILEGVTRDSVIQLLKHWNITVRETKITIDEVYEAHARGELEEAFGAGTAAVIAPVGQLNWRNNPITINSEKIGQLSQRLYDAITGIQIGKEHDVFGWTQKVAAVKV from the coding sequence GTGGGCGAACAAGTGACGTTTTATCAGAGGGAACACCTGAAGGAAAAACCAGATACGCAATCATTGGGATTCGGGAAGCATTTCACTGACCATATGTTTGTGATGGATTACCATTCGGACCTGGGATGGCACGATGCCAGAATTGTCCCTTATGAGCCTTTAACCATCGATCCATCGTCAATGGCCCTGCATTACGGCCAGGCCATTTTTGAGGGGTTGAAAGCATATAAGGCACCGGATGGGGAAGTCCAGCTCTTTCGGCCGGATAAAAACATGAAACGATTCAATGAGTCTTGCAGCCGCATGTGCATCCCTGCTATCGATGAGGAGTTTCTGCTGAAAGCGGTCAAACAGCTGATTTTAACCGACAAAGAGTGGGTTCCCGACGGAGAAGGAACCTCTCTGTACATCCGCCCGTTCATTTTTGCCACCGAGCCTTTTCTCGGTGTCCGGCCTGCAAAGCAGTATAAGCTGCTTGTCATCCTGTCCCCGGTCGGCGCCTATTACGGGGATCAATTAAGCCCTGTGAAAATTTATGTTGAAGAACAATATGTCAGGGCGGTACCCGGCGGTGTCGGCCATGTCAAAACATCCGGCAACTATGCCGCAAGCCTTAAAGCACAGGAAGAAGCGGAAGCAAGGGGCTATGCGCAAATCCTCTGGCTTGATGCCAAAGAAAACCGGTTCGTCGAAGAGGTCGGCAGCATGAACATGTTCTTTAAAATAAACGGTGAAGTGGTAACTCCGAAACTGAACGGAAGCATTTTGGAAGGTGTCACCCGAGATTCCGTCATTCAGCTGCTGAAGCATTGGAATATCACGGTCCGGGAAACAAAGATCACAATTGATGAAGTATATGAAGCCCACGCGCGCGGAGAACTCGAAGAAGCATTCGGCGCCGGAACAGCTGCGGTCATCGCACCTGTAGGCCAGCTGAACTGGAGAAACAACCCGATCACCATCAACAGTGAAAAAATCGGCCAGCTTTCCCAGCGCCTTTACGACGCCATCACCGGAATCCAGATCGGCAAAGAACATGACGTATTCGGCTGGACACAGAAAGTTGCAGCTGTAAAAGTGTGA